The Brassica napus cultivar Da-Ae chromosome C7, Da-Ae, whole genome shotgun sequence genome has a segment encoding these proteins:
- the LOC111207854 gene encoding vesicle transport protein SFT2B: MDKMNQAFEKMKMLVGMEVEDEERAAEEESSLFFMEDLNRNCALTTKQRFYGFAICLSAGLACTLLSMLVFFNPIKFGFTFTLGNLMALGSTAFLIGPQRQVTMMLDPARIYATALYLASIIIALFCALYVRNKLLTLLAIILEFSGLIWYSLSYIPFARTMVSKVFMTCFDTEF, from the exons ATGGATAAGATGAATCAGGCTtttgagaagatgaagatgttGGTTGGTATGGAGGTCGAAGACGAGGAACGAGCTGCCGAAGAAGAAAGCTCTCTCTTCTTCATGGAAGATCTTAATCGCAATTGCGCTTTGACTACCAAACAG AGATTCTATGGATTTGCGATTTGCTTGTCAGCTGGCTTGGCATGTACTCTTTTG TCAATGCTTGTTTTCTTCAATCCGATCAAGTTTGGCTTCACATTCACTCTGGGAAATTTGATGGCACTTGGGAG CACAGCATTCCTTATAGGCCCACAGAGGCAGGTGACGATGATGCTTGACCCAGCTCGCATCTACGCTACTGCTTTGTATCTGGCCAGCATTATCATTGCCTTGTTTTGCGCTCTCTAT GTTCGTAACAAGCTGCTGACGTTGCTTGCTATCATTCTTGAGTTCTCTGGTCTAATATG GTATAGCTTGAGCTACATCCCTTTCGCAAGGACCATGGTCTCAAAGGTGTTCATGACTTGTTTCGACACCGAGTTTTAA